Part of the Paracoccus sp. S3-43 genome, GACAGGGCCATGCTGAAACAGGCGGCATGGGCCGCGCCGATCAGCTCCTCGGGGTTGGTGCCGGGGGTGTCGCCGAAACGGGTGTTGAAGCCATAGGACAGATCCTTCAGCGCCCCCGACTGGGTCGAGACCGTGCCCTTGCCGTCCTTCAGCCCGCCTTGCCATTCGGCCGATCCGCTGCGTGTGACCATGATCGTCTCCTTCGCCTGGTGGTCTTCGGGGTCTAACGCGGCCGGGGGATCAGGGTTCGGCGCGGCGGACGCGATTTATCGCCGCAGCCTGTCACGAAGCCGTTTCGATTGCGGATCATGGTGAGGCACCCCATCACCGGAGTGTTTCCATGACCCTGCGTCCTGTTCTTGTTTTCGCCGCCGCCTCCCTTGGGTTTGCCGCCCTGGCCGATACCGCCGATGCGGCGACGTTCTATTTCATCCGTCACGCGGAAAGCACCGCCAACGCCGGAACCGCCTCGACCCCCGAAGAAATGCTGGACCCGCCCCTGACCGATCTGGGCAAGCAACAGGCTCTGGACCTGGTGCGGACGCTGGCCGACACGCCGCTGACCCATGTCTATGTCAGCGGCTATCAGCGCACCGCGCTGACCATCGCCCCGACCGTCGCCGACCACGGGCTGACCCCGGTGGTCAAGCCCGAGATCGGCGAATGGCTGTTCGGCGGTTCCCTGAGCGGCGATCTCTATGCGCAGCTGGCCGAGGTGATGGGCAAATGGGCGGCGGGCGACACCGCCGCCAAGATCGAAGGCGCCGAGTCGCTGGACGAGCTGAACGCCCGCGTCCTGCCCGGCTATCGCGAGATCATCGAGCGTCACAAGGACGAGGACGGCGTCGTCGCCATCGTCGGCCATGGCGGCTCCATCGGCTGGACGATGCCCTTCTTCGCCAGCAACGTCCCGTCGGGCTATGGCCTGGCGCATGGGCTGCGCAACACCGCCATCGTGCAGGTCGTGCTGGATTCCCAGGGCAATCCGCTGGTCAGCGACTGGGACGGCACGCCCTTCGACGCGGCTGGCCCGATCCCCGCGCCGGTTCCGCTGCCCGCCTCGGGTGTGCTGCTGGTCGCGGCCATCGGTGGCCTGGGGGCCGCGCGCCGGTTCCGCAAGGCGGCCTGAGCCCACCCTTGAGCAGCAGGGCCGGGGCCGCGCAAGGCCCCGGCCAACCCGTCAGCCATGCCCGAACAGCCGCTGGTGTTCGGCGATGGCGAAGCGGTCGGTCATGCCCGCGACGTAATCCAGGACGATCCGCGCGCATTGCGTTTCGTCCCCCGCCTCGCGGGCGATACGGGACCACTGGTCGGGCATCTGGCCCGGATCGCGCAGGAACAGCGGGAACAGGTCGTTCAGCATCGCGGTCACCGTGCCGCGTTCGACCACGACCGAGGGCGCGCGATACATGCGCGCGAACAGGAACGACTTGATCGCCTTGATGTTCTGATACAGCGGCTTGGAAAAGCGGATGATCGGGCCGTCCATGTCGCGGATGTCTTGCGCGGATTGCGGCTGCAACCCCGCCAGCCGGTTCTGGGCCACGGCGATCACATCCTCGACCATGACGCCGAAGACGCGGCGCAGCGCCTCGTAGCGGCGGCGCGTGGGGTCCAGGCCGGGGTAAAGGCGGTCCACCTCGGCGAAGGCGGGGCCGACCACGGGCAGTTCTGCCAGATCGTCCTCGGTGAACAGTTCGGCGCGCAGCCCGTCATGCAGGTCGTGATGGTTATAGGCCACGTCGTCCGCCACCGCCGCCACCTGCGCCTCGGCGCTGGCATTGGTATGCAGTTCCAGATCCCATTCGGCATTCACCTCGGCCAGGGCATAGGGCAGGGGGCGGGTGACGGGACCGTTGTGTTTGGCGATGCCCTCAAGGGCTTCCCAGGTCAGGTTCAACCCGTCGAAATCGGCGTAATGGCGTTCCAGCCGCGTGACGATGCGCAGCGCCTGGGCGTTGTGGTCGAAGCCGCCATAGGGCTGCATCAACGCGGCCAGGGCGTCTTCGCCGGTATGGCCGAAGGGCGGGTGGCCCAGGTCGTGGGCCAGGGCCACGGTCTCGGCCAGGTCGGTGTTCAACCCAAGCGCGCCCGCGATGGTGCGGGCGACCTGGGCCACCTCGATCGTGTGGGTCAGGCGGGTGCGGAAATAATCGCCGCGATAGGCCTCTCCGTCATGTTCCACGAAAACCTGGGTCTTGTGCTTCAGGCGGCGGAAGGCGGACGAATGGATGATCCGGTCGCGATCGCGCTGCCAGGGGCTGCGGAAGGTCGACATCCGTTCGGGATGCAGCCGCCCGCGGCTGGCATCGGGATGGCAGGCATAGGGGGCATTCACAGGGGCAGGGCCTTCCTTGCAACAGGTGCTGTCGAGCCTATATCTAGGGCAGGCCTTCGAAAACGGAAACGTCCCATGAACCTGCCGCCGAAAGTCACCGAACGCGCCTTCGCCCGCTTGGCCGAGATCAACGAATCGGGCGATGCCCGGCCGCTGCGCGTGGCGGTGGCGGGGGGCGGCTGTTCGGGCTTCCAATACGACATCCGCCTGGACCAGGCCGAGGCCGACGATCTGGTGCTGGAGGGCGCAGGCCAGCGGGTGGTGGTGGACCCGGTGTCGCTGCCCTATCTGGCGGGCGCGACCATCGACTTTGCGGACGAGCTGATCGGCGCGCGTTTCGTGATCGACAATCCCAACGCCTCGTCCAGCTGCGGCTGCGGCACGTCCTTTTCCATCTAGCCGCAGACGCGGCTGCGGGTGTCCAGGTCGATGTCCAGCCTGCGAAGGCCGGGCGTGGGCAGGCGGTTGGGATCGTCGCGTTCGTCGTCCAGGTCGATTCGTTCGGTGGTCAGGATCAGCCCCTGGCACAGATCCAGCGGCCCGGCGGACACGATCTGCATCCGGCCGCCATTTTCGATCAGGCGGATGATGTGGCCCTGCTTGCGCGCGACGCCCGCGCCGAAGGTCATCGGCCGGTCCATCCGGGTCCACTCGGTCAGTGGGCCGAACAGCGCGTCGTCGCCCTGCCATTCGCGGCCATGGGCGAACAGCACCGTCCAAGTCCCCGGCGGCACCAGCAGCCGGAAAAATTCGCCGCCGTGGATATAGCCCGCCATGACCGGATCGCCGCCCTCCCGCGGGGTCAGGAACACGACGTAATCGCGGCCCGGCATGGTCTTGACCACCAGCGGCAGGGTCGCGGGCAGGCCGCTGCGGTTCCACATCAGCCCGGCACGCGGCCGATCCTCGGCCCAGGCGGGCAGGGCCAGGGCGATCATCATCAGCAGGGCGAACAGGCGGCGCATGGCGCATCGTAACCGCCCGCCGCGCGGTTGCCAATCGGCGCGGGGCCAGTCATGGTGCCGCCATGAAGATCGCGACATTCAACATCAACGGCGTCAAGGCGCGTATCCAGGCGCTGACCGACTGGCTGGCCGGTGCGGGCGCCGACGTGGTGGTCTTGCAGGAAATCAAGTCGGTGGACGAAGCTTTCCCGCGCGAGCATTTCGAGGATCTGGGCTGGACCGTCGAAACCCATGGGCAAAAGGGCTTCAACGGCGTGGCGGTCCTGTCCAGGCTGCCGATCCAGGACGTGACGCGCGGCCTGCCCGGCGACGATGCCGACGAACAGGCCCGCTATATCGAGGCGACGGTGATCGATTCGATCCCGGTCCGCATCGCCGGGCTGTATCTGCCGAACGGCAATCCCGCGCCGGGGCCGAAATACGACTACAAGCTGGCCTGGATGGAGCGGCTGCGCCTGCGTGGCGCCGAGTTGCTGGCCAGCGAGATGCCGGTGGTGATGCTGGGCGATTTCAACATCATCCCCGAACCCCGCGACGCGGCCCGGCCGCAGACCTGGGTTGATGACGCGCTGTTCCTGCCGGAAAGCCGTGCGGCCTTCCGGCGGATCCTCCATCAGGGCTGGACGGACGCGGTGCGGATCCGCGACCCTTGGGCCACGCGCGGGCCGTTCACCTTCTGGGATTATCAGGCGGGCGCCTGGTCGCGCGACGACGGCATCCGCATCGACCACCTGCTGCTGTCCCCGCAGGCCGCCGACCTGCTGATCGAGACCGGAATCGACAAGGAAGCCCGCGCGGGCGAAAAGCCCAGCGATCACGTTCCCGTCTGGGTCAGGCTGGCCGCCTGAGCCTAGATCACCAGCACGCCCGAATGCTTGGCCTTGTGTTCGGGTTCGACATGGATGGTGATCTGGGCGTCGTCCAGTTTCCGCTTCAGCGCGGCCTCGATCCGGTCGCAGATGGCATGGGCCTGGGCGACCGGCGTGTCGCCGTCCACCACCAGATGAAAGTCGATGAAGGTCATGCTGCCCGCGTGGCGGGTGCGCAGGTCATGCGCCTCGATCGCGCCCTCGGCATGGTCCGCGATCGTGGCCCGGATGTCGCGCAGCAGGTCGTCGGACACCGCCTCGTCCATCAGCCCGCCCAGGGATGCGGTCATGACCTTCCATCCCGACCACAGGATATGGACCGCGACCACCGCCGCCAGGATCGGATCCAGGATCGCATGGCCCGTGGCGGCCGCCAGCGCGACCCCCAGGATCACCCCGGCCGAGGTCACGACATCCGACAGCAGATGCCGCCCGTCCGCCAAAAGCGCGGGCGACTTCAGGCGCCGCCCCTGGCGGATCAGGACGCCGCACCAGACCGCGTTCATGACCCCCGCCAGGGCGTTGACCGCCAGTCCCAGGACGGGGGCGTCCAGCGGGCGGGGGTCGCGGATGCCGTGATAGGCCTCTTGCAGGATCAGCATCGCGGCGACGATGATCATGACGCCTTCCAGCACGGCCGAGAGGAATTCCGCCTTGTGATGGCCATAGGGGTGGCCGGGGTCGGCGGGCCGCTGGGCGATGCGGATCGCGATCAGCGCGGCCAAGGCGGTGGCGACGTTGAC contains:
- the xth gene encoding exodeoxyribonuclease III, translating into MKIATFNINGVKARIQALTDWLAGAGADVVVLQEIKSVDEAFPREHFEDLGWTVETHGQKGFNGVAVLSRLPIQDVTRGLPGDDADEQARYIEATVIDSIPVRIAGLYLPNGNPAPGPKYDYKLAWMERLRLRGAELLASEMPVVMLGDFNIIPEPRDAARPQTWVDDALFLPESRAAFRRILHQGWTDAVRIRDPWATRGPFTFWDYQAGAWSRDDGIRIDHLLLSPQAADLLIETGIDKEARAGEKPSDHVPVWVRLAA
- a CDS encoding histidine phosphatase family protein, with protein sequence MTLRPVLVFAAASLGFAALADTADAATFYFIRHAESTANAGTASTPEEMLDPPLTDLGKQQALDLVRTLADTPLTHVYVSGYQRTALTIAPTVADHGLTPVVKPEIGEWLFGGSLSGDLYAQLAEVMGKWAAGDTAAKIEGAESLDELNARVLPGYREIIERHKDEDGVVAIVGHGGSIGWTMPFFASNVPSGYGLAHGLRNTAIVQVVLDSQGNPLVSDWDGTPFDAAGPIPAPVPLPASGVLLVAAIGGLGAARRFRKAA
- a CDS encoding deoxyguanosinetriphosphate triphosphohydrolase, producing MNAPYACHPDASRGRLHPERMSTFRSPWQRDRDRIIHSSAFRRLKHKTQVFVEHDGEAYRGDYFRTRLTHTIEVAQVARTIAGALGLNTDLAETVALAHDLGHPPFGHTGEDALAALMQPYGGFDHNAQALRIVTRLERHYADFDGLNLTWEALEGIAKHNGPVTRPLPYALAEVNAEWDLELHTNASAEAQVAAVADDVAYNHHDLHDGLRAELFTEDDLAELPVVGPAFAEVDRLYPGLDPTRRRYEALRRVFGVMVEDVIAVAQNRLAGLQPQSAQDIRDMDGPIIRFSKPLYQNIKAIKSFLFARMYRAPSVVVERGTVTAMLNDLFPLFLRDPGQMPDQWSRIAREAGDETQCARIVLDYVAGMTDRFAIAEHQRLFGHG
- a CDS encoding cation diffusion facilitator family transporter — its product is MNRTLRIAMGSIAVGIAVLGLKTLAWRLTGSVALLSDALESTVNVATALAALIAIRIAQRPADPGHPYGHHKAEFLSAVLEGVMIIVAAMLILQEAYHGIRDPRPLDAPVLGLAVNALAGVMNAVWCGVLIRQGRRLKSPALLADGRHLLSDVVTSAGVILGVALAAATGHAILDPILAAVVAVHILWSGWKVMTASLGGLMDEAVSDDLLRDIRATIADHAEGAIEAHDLRTRHAGSMTFIDFHLVVDGDTPVAQAHAICDRIEAALKRKLDDAQITIHVEPEHKAKHSGVLVI
- a CDS encoding iron-sulfur cluster assembly accessory protein; protein product: MNLPPKVTERAFARLAEINESGDARPLRVAVAGGGCSGFQYDIRLDQAEADDLVLEGAGQRVVVDPVSLPYLAGATIDFADELIGARFVIDNPNASSSCGCGTSFSI